In the genome of Patescibacteria group bacterium, one region contains:
- a CDS encoding type II secretion system protein, translating to MSKRNNQKGFTLIELLVVIAIIGLLSSVVLASLNTARLKARDTAIKSAVIQYRTLLEQEFNDTGSYANLQKGWADVGSCSGIGIAGTYAAKAIELCNAIVTNSAATSPLGGQYKLHIGTAINFNSYYSVMAWLPSKGAYFCVGSGGATSERMGSAGYTSYWDQPGCYSNP from the coding sequence ATGAGTAAGCGTAATAATCAAAAAGGTTTTACCCTCATAGAACTATTAGTAGTAATAGCGATTATTGGATTGCTTTCATCTGTGGTGCTCGCTAGTTTAAATACAGCACGACTTAAGGCTCGAGATACAGCGATAAAGTCTGCAGTTATCCAATACCGTACTTTATTGGAACAAGAATTTAATGACACAGGAAGTTATGCAAACCTTCAGAAAGGATGGGCAGATGTTGGTTCTTGTTCGGGTATAGGTATTGCTGGTACCTATGCTGCAAAAGCGATAGAACTTTGCAATGCTATTGTTACAAATTCTGCCGCAACAAGTCCATTAGGTGGTCAATATAAATTGCATATAGGAACCGCAATAAACTTTAATTCTTATTACTCAGTAATGGCATGGCTGCCAAGTAAGGGCGCATACTTTTGTGTGGGTAGTGGTGGTGCAACTTCTGAGCGAATGGGAAGTGCAGGATATACAAGTTATTGGGATCAACCTGGTTGTTATAGCAATCCCTAA
- a CDS encoding sigma factor-like helix-turn-helix DNA-binding protein has product MVDTVHIDRGEIHDWEEQFLKDLLGSLYKDYKDRDLLPKTRNQMSDGFARLRSHLTPRQWDILQSKYGINAYAWGHEDSDVAEEFECTIDHVRSIIAQAFQKLRHRYAPLDCLLVTPE; this is encoded by the coding sequence ATGGTTGATACCGTTCACATAGATCGCGGTGAAATTCATGACTGGGAAGAGCAGTTCCTAAAGGATCTGCTGGGATCTCTCTACAAGGACTACAAGGATCGAGATCTGCTGCCCAAGACTCGCAACCAGATGTCGGATGGTTTTGCTCGATTGAGGAGCCATCTGACTCCGCGCCAGTGGGACATTCTTCAGTCCAAGTATGGCATCAATGCGTATGCCTGGGGTCATGAAGACTCTGATGTTGCGGAAGAGTTTGAGTGCACGATCGATCATGTGAGATCTATCATCGCCCAAGCCTTCCAAAAACTTCGGCACCGATATGCCCCCTTGGACTGTTTGTTGGTCACCCCGGAGTAA
- the gltX gene encoding glutamate--tRNA ligase produces MNSESKPVVTRFAPSPTGFMHVGSVRTALFAWLFAKKNNGTFILRIEDTDKEREVEGSIEHIIKSLKWLGITWQEGPDIGGPHGPYIQSQRLESYKKYAQILVDKGLAYADPYTKEQLDEFRKKSEESKKPFLYREYRPENPPAWDGTQPLRIKAEVKSHAWTDLVRGELTAGEEAIDDFILIKSDGYPTYNFAHIIDDLEMGVTHILRADEFISSTPKFLSVYDALGIDRPAFATLPPIMGPDGKKKLGKRDGAKDVLDYKNEGVLPEAMMNFLALIGWNPGTEQEVFSQEDLIKTFDISKIQVSGGKFNEEKLKWFNKEYITMLPKETVIAEVKKRLDAKKELSQDMLEKITPIILERIHTFGEISAMIETGEIDYVFAAPEYKTEMLYWKGTVDTDATSRRLQKVIELIETVDENNFKKDIIKDALWNYATEEGKGEVLWPTRVSLSGKDKSPDPFVLAELLGKEETIIRLKRALEKVAHVS; encoded by the coding sequence ATGAATTCAGAATCTAAACCAGTAGTTACACGTTTTGCCCCAAGTCCTACCGGATTTATGCATGTGGGAAGCGTACGAACAGCATTATTTGCATGGCTTTTTGCTAAGAAAAATAATGGTACTTTCATCCTCCGAATCGAAGATACAGATAAAGAACGAGAAGTAGAAGGATCTATTGAACACATTATAAAGTCCTTAAAGTGGCTTGGAATTACATGGCAAGAAGGTCCTGATATTGGAGGTCCGCACGGTCCATATATTCAGTCTCAACGATTAGAATCATACAAAAAGTATGCACAGATTCTTGTAGACAAGGGTCTTGCATATGCAGATCCATATACAAAAGAACAGCTTGATGAATTCAGAAAAAAATCTGAGGAATCTAAAAAGCCATTTTTATATAGAGAATATCGTCCAGAGAATCCTCCAGCATGGGATGGCACACAGCCATTGCGAATTAAAGCTGAAGTAAAGTCTCATGCTTGGACTGATTTAGTTCGTGGTGAACTTACAGCTGGTGAAGAAGCCATTGATGACTTTATTCTTATTAAGAGTGATGGATATCCCACCTACAATTTTGCTCACATTATTGATGATCTTGAAATGGGTGTAACTCACATTCTTCGAGCTGATGAATTTATTTCTTCAACTCCAAAATTCTTATCTGTTTATGATGCTCTTGGAATAGATCGTCCAGCATTTGCGACACTACCTCCAATTATGGGCCCAGATGGAAAGAAAAAGCTTGGAAAGCGCGATGGTGCCAAAGATGTTCTTGATTATAAAAATGAAGGAGTGCTTCCAGAAGCAATGATGAACTTTTTGGCACTTATTGGCTGGAATCCAGGAACAGAACAGGAAGTCTTTTCACAAGAAGATCTCATAAAGACATTTGATATTTCTAAAATTCAGGTGAGTGGAGGGAAATTTAATGAAGAAAAACTAAAGTGGTTCAATAAAGAGTATATAACTATGCTCCCAAAGGAGACTGTTATTGCTGAAGTTAAGAAGAGACTTGATGCAAAGAAAGAACTTTCACAAGATATGCTTGAAAAAATAACTCCAATTATTCTTGAACGAATTCATACTTTTGGAGAAATAAGTGCCATGATTGAAACAGGTGAAATAGACTATGTTTTTGCTGCACCTGAGTATAAAACAGAAATGTTGTATTGGAAAGGAACAGTAGATACTGATGCAACAAGCCGTCGTTTGCAAAAAGTGATTGAACTTATTGAAACTGTGGATGAAAATAACTTCAAAAAAGATATAATTAAAGACGCTCTCTGGAATTATGCGACTGAAGAAGGAAAAGGTGAAGTATTGTGGCCCACACGAGTGTCACTTTCTGGAAAAGACAAATCACCAGATCCATTTGTCCTTGCTGAATTACTAGGAAAAGAAGAGACCATCATTCGTCTCAAGAGAGCACTAGAAAAAGTTGCTCATGTATCGTAA
- a CDS encoding NUDIX domain-containing protein has product MPHIHEKIDMTVEVFIVHKNTVLLRMHDKYKIWLSIGGHIELDEDPVEAAFREVEEEVGLQITLIPHLELPQYSNPERKELLPPRYMNRHAINASHEHISLVYFATSDSDQVVPEKKEDLWKWVSADELSSMDLNPDVEFYARKALEELGTN; this is encoded by the coding sequence ATGCCTCATATTCACGAGAAGATAGATATGACGGTAGAAGTATTTATTGTTCACAAGAATACCGTCTTATTGCGGATGCATGATAAGTATAAAATTTGGTTGAGTATTGGAGGGCATATAGAACTCGATGAAGATCCTGTAGAAGCAGCCTTTCGAGAAGTAGAAGAAGAAGTGGGATTACAGATTACACTTATCCCTCACTTAGAACTACCACAGTACTCCAATCCTGAACGGAAAGAGCTTCTACCACCTCGCTATATGAACCGGCATGCAATCAATGCTTCGCATGAACATATTTCACTTGTCTACTTTGCAACAAGTGATTCTGATCAGGTAGTTCCAGAAAAGAAAGAAGACTTATGGAAGTGGGTGAGTGCAGATGAGCTCAGTAGCATGGATCTCAATCCTGATGTAGAGTTCTACGCACGTAAGGCATTAGAAGAACTTGGTACTAACTAA
- a CDS encoding SprT family zinc-dependent metalloprotease, translating into MEYTLKKTKRSRRISISVKASGEVVVTMPLKAPEALALRFLKEKEPWILQAQARLKKQFEGKTTLKQTRADYLAHKEAARKMITERVLYFNQIYKFPFKDIRIKNQSSRWGSCSAKGNLNFNYGLVKIPQDLADYIVVHELCHLKEMNHGKNFWALVAQVLPHYKELRMRLKRDYIQIS; encoded by the coding sequence ATGGAATATACCCTCAAAAAAACCAAAAGATCTCGAAGAATTAGCATCAGCGTAAAGGCTAGCGGTGAGGTTGTTGTCACCATGCCTTTAAAGGCTCCAGAGGCTCTTGCTTTGCGTTTTTTGAAGGAGAAGGAACCTTGGATACTTCAAGCACAAGCACGTCTTAAAAAGCAATTTGAAGGCAAAACCACGCTTAAACAAACAAGAGCTGATTATCTTGCTCACAAAGAAGCGGCCCGAAAAATGATTACCGAACGAGTGCTGTATTTTAATCAAATATATAAGTTTCCCTTTAAAGATATTCGGATTAAAAATCAAAGTTCTCGATGGGGAAGTTGCTCTGCTAAGGGTAATCTCAATTTTAATTATGGATTAGTAAAAATCCCTCAAGATTTAGCAGACTATATTGTTGTCCATGAATTGTGTCACTTAAAAGAAATGAATCATGGTAAAAACTTTTGGGCATTGGTAGCTCAAGTTCTCCCACACTACAAAGAACTTCGAATGCGTTTGAAACGAGATTATATTCAAATTTCATGA
- a CDS encoding stress-induced protein produces the protein MPDEQEDETPRSKRGFAAMHIDKHREIARLGGRAAHAQGTAHEFTPDEARAAGQKGGQRVKEKYGSPHFSKIGRAGGKKSSGKRLVQRDGGEQVILDRSDEGNKLNALDSGASRV, from the coding sequence ATGCCAGACGAACAAGAAGATGAAACGCCACGGTCAAAACGGGGCTTCGCTGCCATGCACATCGACAAGCACAGAGAGATCGCCCGTCTGGGTGGTCGCGCCGCCCACGCCCAGGGCACAGCCCACGAGTTCACGCCCGACGAGGCACGAGCAGCCGGTCAGAAAGGTGGCCAGCGGGTGAAGGAGAAGTATGGCTCGCCACACTTCTCCAAGATCGGTCGCGCCGGCGGCAAGAAGTCCAGCGGGAAGCGGCTGGTACAACGTGATGGCGGTGAGCAAGTCATCCTCGACAGAAGTGACGAAGGAAACAAGCTCAACGCGCTCGACAGCGGCGCGAGCCGAGTCTAA
- a CDS encoding NUDIX domain-containing protein, whose product MRNDKFRPYAAVYLLPIKDNKVLLSRRFNTGYMDGWYSLVAGHIDGNEPATDATIREAREEAGIVVRAKDLTCVHIMDRYSPIQADNIPREYIDFFFTVSTWQGEPTIMEPDKCDELLWVDLNEIPEQTIDYVKHMIECYKNKVFYSEVGWTT is encoded by the coding sequence ATGAGGAATGATAAATTTCGTCCATATGCTGCTGTATACCTACTTCCTATAAAAGACAATAAGGTTTTATTATCTCGAAGATTTAATACTGGATATATGGATGGTTGGTATAGTTTGGTTGCAGGACATATTGATGGAAATGAGCCAGCTACAGACGCAACAATACGAGAAGCTCGGGAGGAAGCTGGGATTGTAGTGCGTGCAAAAGATCTCACTTGTGTTCATATTATGGATCGATATTCACCAATCCAAGCAGACAATATTCCCAGAGAATATATCGACTTCTTCTTTACGGTAAGCACATGGCAGGGTGAACCTACAATAATGGAACCAGATAAATGTGATGAACTTCTATGGGTAGATCTGAATGAAATTCCTGAACAAACTATTGATTATGTAAAACACATGATTGAGTGCTACAAGAATAAAGTATTTTATTCTGAAGTCGGTTGGACTACATAA
- a CDS encoding peptidoglycan DD-metalloendopeptidase family protein: protein MYRKALLSFIFILISTFAIGSFVVAKYSQAQTSDVEDLKNKIDTHGDLIKRLEAEIAQYNQELDKTSAQALSLQRSIRELDLNSKKLATDIELTQTKIGTTNNQIQVLTSDISKQESSILRSREVLAQSLKRMSENDSVSLIESLFKYRNLSDFSNEIETQGQFRVKIQEHLLELQKLKVGLETNKQLTEAQKKELLTLQSDLSSQKTSVTLTKNEKDKVLAQTKNQESNYKTIIANKKAARAAFEKELLNFESQLKIAIDPASIPGAKPGVLAWPTAKRTVTQTFGDTAFSRTTNAYSGKGHNGIDIGIPVGTKIMSAGVGTVAGSGDTDTVCPGASFGKWIMVTHTNGLSTLYAHLSSIQVSKGDNVNPGDVIGYSGNTGYSTGPHLHFTVYASQGVQIVSRKSAACGGTYVMPIADLKAYLNPLSYL from the coding sequence ATGTATCGTAAAGCTCTACTATCTTTTATATTCATATTAATAAGTACGTTTGCTATTGGTAGTTTTGTTGTAGCTAAGTATTCTCAGGCACAAACAAGTGATGTAGAAGACTTAAAAAACAAGATTGATACTCATGGCGATCTTATAAAACGTCTTGAAGCAGAAATTGCTCAATACAACCAGGAACTTGATAAAACAAGTGCCCAGGCTTTGAGCTTGCAAAGAAGTATTAGAGAGCTTGATCTCAACAGCAAAAAACTAGCCACAGACATAGAACTCACACAGACTAAGATTGGTACGACTAATAACCAAATTCAGGTTTTAACATCTGACATTTCAAAACAAGAAAGTAGTATCTTGCGTAGTAGAGAGGTACTAGCACAGTCACTTAAGCGAATGAGCGAAAATGACAGTGTATCTCTTATTGAATCACTGTTTAAGTATAGAAATCTTTCTGATTTTTCAAATGAAATAGAAACACAGGGACAATTTAGAGTAAAAATACAAGAACATCTACTTGAGCTTCAAAAATTAAAAGTAGGACTTGAAACAAATAAGCAGCTCACTGAAGCCCAGAAAAAAGAATTACTCACACTCCAGTCTGATCTTTCAAGTCAAAAAACATCAGTTACATTAACAAAAAATGAGAAAGATAAGGTTTTAGCTCAGACAAAAAATCAGGAATCAAATTATAAAACTATAATTGCAAATAAAAAGGCAGCACGTGCAGCTTTCGAAAAAGAACTTCTTAATTTTGAATCTCAGCTCAAAATTGCCATTGATCCAGCAAGTATTCCTGGGGCAAAGCCTGGAGTACTCGCATGGCCCACAGCAAAACGAACGGTAACTCAAACATTCGGTGACACTGCATTTTCTCGAACAACCAATGCCTATAGTGGTAAAGGTCACAACGGAATTGATATTGGAATTCCTGTCGGAACTAAAATTATGTCAGCTGGTGTAGGAACAGTTGCAGGATCAGGTGATACAGATACGGTATGTCCTGGTGCATCATTTGGTAAATGGATAATGGTTACTCATACCAATGGTCTTTCAACGCTGTATGCTCACTTATCCTCAATTCAGGTGAGCAAAGGGGATAACGTGAATCCAGGAGATGTGATAGGCTATAGTGGTAACACAGGATACTCAACAGGACCGCATCTCCATTTCACTGTATACGCATCACAAGGTGTACAAATAGTATCTCGTAAAAGTGCAGCATGTGGAGGAACCTATGTTATGCCAATTGCCGACTTGAAAGCGTATTTAAACCCACTATCATACCTCTAA
- a CDS encoding replication-associated recombination protein A has protein sequence MEPLASKIRPKELHEYVGQQHLIGPNKPLRKAIEGKHLFSFVLWGPPGVGKTTIARIYANALNADFYELSAVSAGKDDIRKIAEQRSLLTIKPKVLFLDEIHRFNKAQQDFLLPFVESGELTLIGATTENPSFEVIPALLSRCRVFILNELSDEDMQKIIDRTGKKLDPEAREWLIGMANGDARQAITMIENTGRLYADTITLENLKNTLQSKFLRFDKKGEEHYNTISAFIKSMRASQPDAALHYLARMTDAGEDPKFIARRLVIFASEDIGMANPHALTLANAVFQAVDTIGMPEAQINLAHGTVYMAKSPKSKHAYEAYFEALDDVKAHGNLPIPMKIRNAPTKLMKEVGYGKGYERYTKEDLLPDELKGKTYYKKPDAPKKETK, from the coding sequence ATGGAACCCTTAGCATCAAAAATTCGACCAAAAGAACTTCACGAGTATGTTGGCCAACAACATCTCATTGGTCCCAACAAACCATTACGGAAAGCTATAGAAGGTAAGCACTTATTTTCTTTTGTCTTATGGGGACCGCCAGGGGTAGGGAAAACAACTATTGCCCGCATCTATGCAAATGCACTGAACGCTGATTTCTATGAGCTCTCAGCCGTATCTGCAGGCAAAGATGATATTAGAAAGATAGCAGAACAAAGAAGTTTACTTACTATAAAACCTAAAGTTTTATTCTTAGATGAGATTCATAGATTTAATAAAGCTCAGCAGGATTTCTTGCTGCCTTTTGTTGAATCAGGAGAACTCACACTCATTGGAGCAACAACAGAAAACCCAAGCTTTGAAGTAATCCCAGCGCTTCTATCACGATGTAGAGTTTTCATTTTAAATGAACTCAGTGATGAAGACATGCAAAAGATCATAGATAGAACAGGGAAGAAGCTCGATCCTGAAGCTCGAGAATGGCTCATAGGCATGGCCAATGGTGATGCCCGCCAAGCTATTACAATGATTGAAAATACTGGGCGACTCTATGCAGATACTATTACTCTCGAAAACTTAAAAAACACTCTCCAAAGTAAGTTTCTTAGATTTGATAAAAAAGGCGAAGAACACTACAACACTATTAGTGCATTTATAAAAAGTATGCGAGCATCACAACCAGATGCAGCATTGCATTATTTAGCCCGCATGACTGATGCTGGAGAAGATCCAAAATTTATTGCTCGCAGATTAGTTATATTTGCTTCAGAAGATATTGGAATGGCAAATCCTCATGCGCTTACACTTGCTAATGCAGTGTTTCAGGCTGTTGATACTATTGGCATGCCTGAAGCCCAAATCAATCTTGCTCACGGTACGGTTTACATGGCAAAGTCTCCCAAAAGTAAGCATGCTTATGAAGCATACTTTGAAGCACTCGATGATGTGAAAGCTCACGGCAATTTGCCGATACCAATGAAAATAAGAAACGCTCCCACAAAACTTATGAAAGAGGTAGGATATGGAAAGGGATACGAGCGGTATACAAAAGAAGATTTGTTGCCAGATGAATTGAAAGGGAAGACGTATTATAAAAAACCCGATGCACCTAAAAAAGAAACCAAATAA
- a CDS encoding DNA polymerase IV, with protein MKAIVHIDGDAFFASCEVAQNERLRGKPVVTGQEKGMAIALTYEAKALGVSRGMLMSEIKKLIPNVIIMPGNYDLYKVYSRRMYSIVKRHALLVEEYSVDECFGILSGETWEELTVIAHKIKQDLEQDLGMTFSLGLAHTKTLAKVASKWKKPAGFTAMQQQDIAAFLEKVPIGAVWGIGSSLSAWFQKMKVATALEFAMKPQNWVEEHLAKPSQELWYELNGITMHRVRDGHHEKHQSIRATRTFRPHTNDKNALLSELAKNAEKACLKLRRNNLKAKAVSFYIKTQETFRYFGKEITFTAPIATPSHIMNAIGKEFDAILRKEYTYRATGIVLHSIRDASVYQFDLFGMQEESDVKLELYKTVDSVFEKWGKGSIFLAASLASRNKFSKQNPESKKMKQDALWLRMGIPYWGEAV; from the coding sequence ATGAAAGCGATTGTCCATATTGATGGAGATGCATTTTTTGCTTCATGTGAAGTTGCCCAAAACGAACGACTTCGTGGTAAACCTGTAGTAACGGGACAAGAAAAGGGCATGGCCATTGCTCTTACCTATGAGGCAAAAGCGTTGGGAGTAAGTCGCGGCATGCTCATGAGTGAAATTAAAAAACTCATTCCAAATGTCATTATCATGCCTGGCAATTATGATTTATATAAAGTCTACTCTCGAAGAATGTACTCTATAGTGAAACGTCATGCGCTGTTGGTAGAAGAATATAGTGTTGATGAATGCTTTGGAATTCTTTCAGGTGAGACCTGGGAAGAGCTTACTGTAATTGCTCATAAAATAAAACAAGATCTCGAACAAGACTTGGGCATGACATTTTCTCTTGGATTGGCACATACAAAAACCCTTGCAAAAGTTGCTTCAAAATGGAAAAAGCCTGCAGGCTTTACTGCAATGCAACAACAAGATATTGCAGCATTTCTGGAAAAAGTACCTATTGGTGCGGTATGGGGGATTGGCTCAAGCCTATCAGCCTGGTTTCAAAAAATGAAGGTTGCTACAGCTTTAGAATTTGCGATGAAACCGCAAAATTGGGTTGAAGAACACTTAGCCAAGCCTTCACAAGAACTTTGGTATGAGCTCAATGGGATTACTATGCATAGAGTGCGTGATGGTCATCATGAAAAGCATCAATCCATTAGAGCAACGCGAACATTTCGACCTCATACTAATGATAAAAATGCGCTGCTTTCAGAGCTCGCAAAAAATGCTGAAAAAGCATGTCTTAAATTACGGAGAAATAATTTGAAAGCAAAGGCTGTGTCTTTTTATATAAAGACTCAAGAAACGTTTAGATATTTTGGAAAAGAAATTACTTTTACTGCACCGATAGCAACTCCTTCACACATTATGAACGCAATTGGAAAAGAATTTGATGCTATTTTAAGGAAAGAATATACATATAGGGCTACAGGAATTGTGCTTCATAGTATTCGTGATGCTTCTGTGTACCAGTTTGATTTATTTGGAATGCAAGAAGAAAGCGATGTAAAACTAGAACTCTATAAAACAGTTGATAGCGTGTTTGAAAAATGGGGGAAAGGATCTATCTTTTTGGCAGCAAGCCTTGCATCTCGCAACAAATTCTCAAAACAAAATCCTGAATCAAAAAAAATGAAACAAGATGCACTATGGCTTCGCATGGGAATTCCGTATTGGGGAGAGGCAGTATAG
- a CDS encoding FAD-binding oxidoreductase, whose product MNSIFESLKPDFKGDIDGLDTTLDTYSHDASLFEIRPRVVLYPKDAEDIKTMVKWVNIHKKEDPTLSITARSAGTDMSGGAIGSSIIVDFTRYMNVIKEVTPEYAVVMPGCFYRDFDAETKKINRFMPAFTASREINAVGGMVGNNSGGEKAIKYGKTENYINALKVVLADGNEYSIKPLTKSELEAKIAGQNTQSEFETNLYKDLNTLIQNNYEKIVAAKPDVSKNSAGYYLWNVYNKETGTFDLCQLIVGSQGTLGIVSEITFKIVPTQPFSNILVVFLPSLDDVSKLVTEIVPFKPDSLETFDDKSMILAVRFFFDFFKQLGFWGAMKLGLQFLPETWMIAAGGVPKLILMIEFTGETEEEVRRELQEVYDHIKHFGFHMHIAHSSGEAEKYWRIRHESFNLLRKHVKNKRTAPFIDDIIVKPQYLPEFLPKVKALLDQYKLDYTVQGHLGNGNFHIIPLMDLNSPFSADIILELSGKIYDLVKEYKGSITAEHNDGIIRTPYLLQQFGPDIVELFKQTKTMFDPTNIFNPGKKVGGTFEDIKKAIKKKN is encoded by the coding sequence ATGAATTCTATTTTTGAATCGCTTAAACCTGATTTTAAAGGTGACATTGATGGATTAGATACAACCCTTGATACGTATTCTCATGACGCCAGTCTTTTTGAAATTCGACCACGTGTAGTTTTGTATCCAAAGGATGCTGAGGATATTAAAACAATGGTGAAATGGGTGAATATTCATAAAAAAGAAGATCCAACTCTTTCTATTACAGCTCGATCAGCAGGGACAGACATGTCTGGAGGAGCTATTGGTAGTTCTATCATTGTCGATTTTACTCGCTACATGAATGTTATTAAGGAAGTTACTCCTGAATATGCAGTAGTAATGCCAGGATGTTTTTATCGAGATTTTGATGCTGAGACAAAAAAGATAAACCGATTCATGCCAGCTTTTACTGCATCACGAGAAATCAATGCAGTAGGAGGAATGGTGGGTAATAATAGTGGGGGTGAAAAAGCTATTAAATACGGTAAAACAGAAAATTACATAAATGCACTTAAAGTAGTTTTAGCTGACGGAAATGAGTATTCTATAAAGCCACTCACCAAATCAGAACTTGAAGCAAAAATTGCTGGTCAAAACACACAATCAGAATTTGAAACAAATCTTTACAAAGACCTCAATACACTTATTCAAAATAACTATGAAAAAATAGTTGCGGCAAAACCTGATGTTTCAAAAAATTCTGCTGGATATTATTTGTGGAATGTCTACAACAAAGAGACTGGAACTTTTGATCTCTGTCAGCTTATTGTTGGATCTCAGGGCACACTTGGAATAGTATCTGAAATTACCTTTAAAATAGTTCCAACACAGCCTTTTTCTAATATATTAGTAGTATTCCTTCCATCACTTGATGATGTAAGTAAACTCGTTACAGAAATTGTGCCTTTTAAGCCTGATAGTCTCGAAACCTTCGATGATAAGAGTATGATCCTTGCGGTACGATTCTTCTTCGATTTCTTCAAGCAATTGGGATTCTGGGGAGCAATGAAACTTGGACTTCAGTTTCTTCCTGAAACATGGATGATTGCCGCTGGAGGTGTACCTAAACTTATTCTCATGATTGAGTTTACCGGTGAGACAGAAGAAGAAGTACGACGCGAACTTCAAGAAGTATATGATCATATCAAACACTTTGGGTTCCATATGCATATCGCTCACTCAAGCGGAGAGGCAGAGAAGTATTGGAGAATCCGACATGAGAGTTTCAACTTGCTTAGAAAACATGTTAAGAATAAAAGAACAGCACCATTTATTGATGACATTATTGTGAAGCCACAGTACCTTCCAGAATTTCTACCAAAAGTAAAAGCTCTTCTTGATCAATACAAACTAGACTATACAGTTCAGGGTCACTTGGGCAACGGAAACTTCCACATTATTCCATTGATGGATCTCAACTCTCCGTTTTCAGCAGATATTATTCTCGAGCTTTCTGGAAAAATCTACGATCTTGTAAAAGAATATAAAGGTTCTATTACAGCAGAGCACAATGACGGAATTATCCGAACGCCGTATCTCTTGCAACAATTTGGACCAGACATTGTTGAGCTATTCAAGCAAACAAAAACTATGTTTGATCCTACAAATATATTTAATCCCGGCAAAAAAGTGGGAGGAACATTTGAAGATATAAAAAAAGCTATTAAGAAGAAGAATTAA
- the lexA gene encoding transcriptional repressor LexA: MIETYKQKIKKFYEENKIMPSYREMMDMFGLKSKNAVFKLVAKLVEGGFVSKDSYGRLMPEQKLLGGLKILGAVEAGFPTPAEEDLSETMSLDNYLIGNREATFMLRVSGESMIEAGIQPGDMVIVERRNDAKDGDIVVAFIDGGYTVKFLRKRNGKIWLDPANVNFEPIVPAENEELQIMAVVKAVIRKY; this comes from the coding sequence ATGATCGAGACATATAAACAAAAAATAAAAAAGTTTTACGAAGAAAATAAAATCATGCCTTCGTATCGCGAAATGATGGATATGTTTGGGCTCAAATCTAAGAACGCAGTATTCAAATTAGTAGCGAAGTTGGTAGAAGGCGGATTCGTTTCTAAAGACTCATACGGACGCCTGATGCCAGAGCAAAAGCTCTTAGGAGGATTAAAAATTCTCGGAGCAGTTGAAGCCGGATTCCCAACACCAGCCGAAGAAGATCTTTCAGAAACGATGAGCCTCGACAATTATCTGATAGGAAATAGGGAAGCAACATTCATGTTACGAGTCAGCGGTGAGTCAATGATAGAAGCAGGAATTCAACCCGGAGACATGGTGATAGTAGAACGGAGAAATGATGCAAAAGATGGTGACATAGTGGTGGCATTCATAGATGGAGGATATACGGTAAAGTTCTTACGGAAAAGAAATGGCAAGATATGGCTCGATCCCGCAAACGTAAACTTTGAACCAATAGTCCCCGCGGAAAATGAAGAACTTCAAATTATGGCAGTTGTAAAAGCAGTCATTCGAAAATACTAA